Proteins encoded by one window of Ulvibacter sp. MAR_2010_11:
- a CDS encoding DNA helicase PriA — MEETNPQKSELKKSCVNCGAELLYAPGTTELKCEYCGHTQEIAPSENGFKELELQPFLDELGTQSHSEKITMLDCKNCGAHQHVEENYKSLHCVYCGMPLIVEDMYREDWILPGAVLPFQMDQKKAHQLFKKWVDSLWFAPNDLKKAAIDPQNTKGLYSPYWTFDAQLSATYTGQRGDYYYVTVPYTTTVNGKSVSRTRQERRTRWTYASGSISGFVDDTLIKASQQKTGTIPPKVARWDLKQLQPFDSSFLAGFVTEKYTIPLKEGHLESNKEAQKIADRWVRRDIGGDTQQVSSINMKLSEETFKHILLPVYVSAYRFKGKRYNFFVNGQNGALSGQRPYSFWKIFFFVMAILAVLAVIVIFMK; from the coding sequence ATGGAGGAAACCAATCCACAAAAATCTGAGCTTAAAAAATCCTGTGTCAACTGCGGGGCCGAATTGCTCTATGCACCCGGTACCACCGAGCTCAAATGTGAATACTGCGGGCATACCCAGGAAATTGCACCTTCAGAAAATGGTTTTAAGGAATTAGAATTACAGCCCTTTCTCGACGAATTGGGAACCCAATCGCACAGTGAAAAAATCACCATGCTGGATTGTAAAAACTGTGGTGCGCATCAGCATGTGGAAGAAAATTACAAATCACTTCACTGCGTATACTGCGGGATGCCACTGATAGTAGAAGATATGTACAGGGAGGATTGGATTCTCCCCGGAGCCGTACTTCCCTTTCAGATGGACCAGAAAAAGGCACATCAACTATTTAAAAAATGGGTGGATAGCCTGTGGTTTGCTCCCAACGACTTAAAGAAAGCTGCGATCGATCCGCAAAATACCAAAGGATTGTATTCCCCATATTGGACTTTCGACGCACAACTATCGGCCACTTATACCGGGCAGCGTGGCGATTATTATTATGTAACCGTTCCCTATACCACCACAGTCAATGGGAAATCTGTTTCCCGAACCCGACAGGAACGGCGAACACGTTGGACTTATGCTTCAGGTAGTATTAGCGGCTTTGTGGATGATACTTTAATAAAAGCTTCACAGCAAAAGACAGGAACTATTCCACCAAAGGTGGCGCGTTGGGATCTGAAACAATTACAGCCCTTCGACAGTAGTTTTTTGGCAGGATTTGTCACCGAAAAATATACCATTCCGTTAAAAGAAGGTCATTTGGAATCGAACAAGGAAGCTCAAAAGATTGCCGATCGCTGGGTAAGAAGAGACATTGGGGGTGATACCCAACAGGTAAGCAGCATCAATATGAAATTGAGTGAAGAAACCTTTAAACATATTCTACTTCCGGTATATGTAAGCGCGTATCGCTTTAAAGGAAAACGCTATAACTTTTTCGTAAACGGACAAAACGGAGCGCTCTCGGGACAGCGTCCCTATTCATTCTGGAAAATTTTCTTCTTTGTAATGGCAATTCTCGCAGTGCTTGCCGTGATTGTAATCTTTATGAAATAA
- a CDS encoding SPFH domain-containing protein, translating to MGIFDKIKEKLSHEFIDIIEWLDYTDDTICHRFERYQNEIKNNAKLIVREGQAAVFINEGQLADVFKPGTYTLNTQNLPILTTLKGWKYGFDSPFKAEVYFVNTHLFTDEKWGTKNPITLNDERFGLVEIRAFGTYAYKINDPGKFLIDIVGTDNNFTNFEINEHLKSLIATRFTDTVGEANLPIELYAANTTELSQTCKEVMQPEFNSVGISLEKFFIENVSMPEDLKKEIFEYSRIDKLDLDKLTKFKTAKAIEAAASNEGGTAGAGMGMGMGFVLAQQMGGMMAPQMGGQQQVPMQQHGGAMPPPMPVAVQYFYAANGQQAGPATIEQLSALFANRTINKDTLVWKQGMQNWMALNEVDELKAFLGGNTPPPLPGQ from the coding sequence ATGGGCATTTTCGATAAGATCAAAGAAAAACTAAGTCACGAATTTATAGACATTATTGAATGGCTGGATTATACAGACGATACCATCTGCCACCGTTTTGAACGCTACCAAAATGAAATTAAGAACAACGCCAAGCTCATCGTCCGGGAAGGACAAGCAGCGGTGTTCATTAATGAAGGTCAGTTAGCAGATGTCTTTAAACCGGGAACGTATACTCTAAATACTCAAAACCTGCCCATTTTAACCACTTTAAAAGGATGGAAGTACGGATTTGACAGTCCGTTTAAAGCCGAAGTGTATTTTGTAAATACCCACCTTTTCACCGATGAAAAATGGGGCACCAAAAACCCGATTACCTTAAACGATGAACGTTTCGGATTGGTTGAGATACGCGCCTTTGGAACCTATGCCTACAAAATTAATGATCCCGGAAAATTTCTCATCGATATAGTAGGAACCGATAATAATTTTACCAATTTCGAAATCAACGAGCACCTAAAAAGCCTCATTGCTACGCGTTTTACAGATACAGTAGGTGAAGCCAATCTTCCCATCGAATTGTATGCGGCAAACACCACCGAGCTTTCGCAAACCTGTAAAGAAGTGATGCAGCCCGAATTTAACAGCGTGGGAATTTCGTTGGAAAAATTCTTTATTGAAAATGTCTCTATGCCCGAAGATCTTAAAAAAGAAATCTTCGAATACAGCCGTATCGACAAACTGGATTTGGACAAATTAACCAAGTTTAAAACTGCAAAAGCCATTGAAGCTGCTGCTTCCAATGAAGGCGGAACTGCCGGCGCCGGAATGGGAATGGGTATGGGCTTTGTGCTAGCCCAGCAAATGGGCGGGATGATGGCTCCTCAAATGGGCGGTCAACAACAAGTCCCAATGCAACAACACGGTGGCGCTATGCCGCCTCCTATGCCGGTCGCGGTACAGTATTTTTATGCGGCCAACGGACAACAAGCAGGGCCTGCAACCATTGAGCAGCTAAGTGCTTTGTTTGCCAATAGAACCATTAACAAAGATACTCTTGTTTGGAAGCAAGGAATGCAAAATTGGATGGCCCTAAACGAGGTGGACGAACTAAAAGCATTTTTAGGTGGAAATACCCCACCACCGCTTCCGGGACAATAA
- a CDS encoding T9SS type A sorting domain-containing protein: protein MKKIVTLLVFVSAGCFGQFMDDMESYTDGQPISQDHWTDADCGGGAGCAIISTSHISRSGSMSGVIPDDGTTDAILNLGNKIFGTWAIQFSMYVPLTQEATWIIKGEVPVGTSTDVGFFYFNRDNNSPGMGSIEDVSGGPYSFSFPHDTWFSVHLLFDINAGMGAATWQVYINKEEVLPPGTDFANATGDRPTSLGGINFKSISTDNLYYLDDFCYNSEGLPQNCFLGVEEYHNHGFQLYPNPMDTKLFIANKNQLAIEQIELIDVQGRRVIVKTDEFEVIDVALLDSGVFFLRIKTEFGVITQKIVKK, encoded by the coding sequence ATGAAAAAGATAGTTACTCTCTTAGTATTTGTAAGTGCCGGTTGTTTTGGTCAGTTTATGGACGATATGGAAAGTTATACCGATGGGCAACCCATTTCTCAAGACCATTGGACCGATGCTGATTGCGGAGGAGGTGCGGGTTGTGCCATTATTTCTACATCCCACATATCACGCAGCGGCTCTATGTCTGGAGTAATTCCCGATGACGGAACGACTGATGCGATTTTGAATCTTGGGAATAAAATATTTGGCACCTGGGCGATTCAGTTCTCGATGTATGTTCCACTAACGCAAGAAGCCACATGGATTATCAAAGGAGAGGTGCCTGTGGGGACATCGACCGATGTGGGCTTCTTTTACTTTAACCGGGATAATAACAGCCCCGGGATGGGAAGTATAGAGGATGTAAGTGGTGGCCCGTATAGCTTCAGCTTTCCCCATGATACTTGGTTCAGTGTTCATTTGCTTTTCGATATTAATGCCGGAATGGGGGCAGCGACTTGGCAAGTGTACATCAATAAAGAAGAGGTGTTGCCGCCCGGAACAGATTTTGCAAATGCTACAGGAGATCGTCCCACCAGTTTGGGGGGAATTAATTTTAAATCTATTAGCACGGACAATTTGTATTACTTGGACGATTTTTGTTATAATTCTGAGGGTTTGCCCCAAAATTGCTTCCTTGGTGTCGAGGAGTATCACAACCATGGGTTTCAATTGTATCCAAATCCTATGGACACCAAACTTTTTATTGCTAACAAGAATCAGTTGGCAATAGAGCAAATTGAACTAATTGATGTGCAAGGGAGAAGGGTTATCGTAAAAACTGATGAATTTGAAGTTATCGATGTTGCACTATTGGACAGCGGTGTTTTTTTTCTAAGAATAAAGACAGAATTCGGGGTAATAACACAAAAGATCGTGAAGAAATAG
- a CDS encoding ATP-binding protein: MINKRLLIKNLLAHNDESSFYDKKRSIDLGTKEGKAKFLKHICALSNSNPKNNSFIVVGVEDETNEIRGVDFFDDSKIQNLINAYLTNAPLIIYENVAFPHLPEDKVVGLVTIRPNGKITSLRKNIWKYWGGSIFLRDGSISMPKDFDIVIEDVNSAIVHAIEKNAKNNIELTLDGVIDFINHRHSDLESNYKVFKELFVVCWAGITKHVKGETYYSRVDIELINEQVRLFYSALDEISIAYNEEEFRITEYVHLGLNNQYKYYPLEEVTITFGDNGSHHIDSKLIFEPPRFNKKTLHHIYNSNNALIEKLKKNIPLIPSEEKDLVHLPATYLICYLNDFTDAMEKLYEAKGLLKQTNGKVYQAFKESVRILRKVKYN; encoded by the coding sequence ATGATCAACAAACGCCTTTTAATTAAAAACCTTTTAGCTCACAACGATGAGAGTAGTTTCTATGACAAAAAGCGAAGTATCGATCTGGGAACCAAGGAAGGCAAGGCCAAGTTTTTAAAACATATCTGTGCCCTGAGCAACAGCAACCCAAAGAACAATTCGTTTATAGTAGTTGGTGTAGAAGACGAGACCAATGAGATTCGCGGCGTCGATTTTTTTGATGACAGTAAAATTCAGAATCTAATAAACGCCTATCTTACTAATGCGCCTTTAATTATTTATGAGAATGTGGCTTTTCCGCATTTGCCGGAAGACAAGGTTGTGGGGCTGGTGACCATTAGGCCCAACGGGAAGATTACCTCCTTGCGGAAAAACATTTGGAAATACTGGGGCGGTTCCATTTTTCTACGAGACGGGAGCATTTCAATGCCCAAGGATTTTGACATTGTGATCGAAGACGTTAATTCGGCTATTGTTCACGCCATAGAAAAAAATGCAAAAAATAACATTGAGCTTACGCTCGATGGGGTGATCGATTTTATCAACCATCGTCACAGCGATTTGGAATCGAATTATAAGGTGTTCAAAGAATTATTCGTGGTATGTTGGGCCGGAATTACCAAACACGTAAAAGGAGAAACCTATTATTCCAGGGTTGACATCGAACTGATTAATGAACAGGTTCGGCTCTTTTATTCGGCCTTGGACGAAATAAGTATTGCCTATAATGAAGAAGAATTTAGAATCACCGAATACGTTCATTTGGGATTGAACAACCAGTATAAATACTATCCGTTGGAAGAGGTGACCATCACTTTTGGTGATAATGGCTCACATCATATCGATTCGAAATTAATTTTCGAACCGCCTCGTTTCAATAAAAAAACATTGCATCATATTTACAACTCGAACAATGCGTTAATTGAAAAACTGAAAAAGAATATTCCCTTAATTCCTTCCGAAGAAAAAGATTTGGTGCATCTTCCTGCCACCTATCTTATCTGTTATTTGAATGATTTTACGGACGCGATGGAAAAACTATACGAAGCCAAGGGATTGCTGAAGCAAACCAATGGCAAGGTATACCAGGCGTTTAAAGAATCGGTCAGAATACTTCGGAAAGTGAAGTACAATTAA
- a CDS encoding SDR family NAD(P)-dependent oxidoreductase: MKNKTALITGATSGIGKATAFLFAKNGVKLVLCGRREERLTEIASQLQKYTQLHTLSFDVREKETVFTKLQNLPENFSEIDILINNAGNAHGLDTMQEGSTDDWDAMLDINVKGLLYVSKAVLPQMLSRKSGHIINIGSTAGKEVYPKGNVYCASKHAVDAINQGMRLDLNGTGIKVGAINPGMVETEFSEVRFKGDSERAGKVYQGFTPLQPEDIADIIWFAVTRPPHVNIADLTVMSLDQASSTIVNKI, translated from the coding sequence ATGAAAAATAAAACAGCACTTATCACAGGAGCGACATCGGGGATAGGCAAGGCAACTGCCTTCCTGTTTGCAAAAAACGGCGTCAAACTAGTACTTTGTGGACGCCGAGAGGAGCGCTTAACTGAAATAGCTTCCCAATTACAAAAATACACACAGCTGCATACCCTTAGCTTCGATGTGAGAGAAAAGGAAACCGTTTTTACAAAACTTCAGAACCTCCCTGAAAACTTTTCAGAAATAGATATTTTAATCAACAACGCCGGAAATGCACACGGCTTAGACACAATGCAGGAAGGAAGTACAGACGATTGGGATGCCATGCTGGACATTAATGTAAAAGGACTTTTATACGTTAGCAAAGCCGTCCTCCCGCAAATGTTGTCTAGAAAGTCAGGCCATATCATTAATATTGGTTCGACAGCGGGCAAGGAAGTCTATCCTAAAGGCAATGTGTATTGCGCCAGTAAACATGCAGTTGATGCCATTAATCAAGGAATGCGATTGGACCTCAACGGAACCGGTATTAAGGTAGGAGCTATCAACCCCGGAATGGTGGAAACCGAATTTAGCGAGGTGCGGTTTAAAGGAGATAGTGAGCGAGCCGGCAAAGTATATCAAGGGTTTACTCCCTTACAACCCGAGGATATTGCAGACATTATTTGGTTTGCCGTCACGCGTCCACCACACGTTAATATAGCCGATTTAACCGTAATGTCTTTGGATCAGGCTTCTTCTACGATTGTCAATAAAATTTAA
- a CDS encoding DUF4382 domain-containing protein encodes MKNLLKLSLVVLMFVGFASCSDDDKPTEGNARMSVKLTDAPGDYDAVYVDVRDVVIKTNGSETETSIGQVNAGVYNLLELTGGASVLLVDDEIPAGTVSQIRLVLGDNNTVVIDGQTYPLATPSAQQSGLKIQVNETLQAGIFYEFILDFDVEESIVVQGNGNYSLKPVIRASTVAESGSISGTVLPIGLQSLVTAKSGLLEISSYTNAQGAFVLSGVPNGTYTVTVETEASAGLPSIVIEDVVVVNGEITTLGTIDLEL; translated from the coding sequence ATGAAAAATTTATTAAAATTAAGTCTAGTTGTGTTAATGTTTGTAGGATTTGCTTCTTGTAGCGATGATGATAAACCTACAGAAGGAAATGCGAGAATGTCGGTGAAACTTACCGATGCTCCGGGAGATTATGATGCCGTGTATGTGGATGTTCGAGATGTTGTTATTAAAACTAACGGCAGTGAAACCGAAACTTCCATAGGACAGGTAAACGCAGGAGTGTACAATCTACTTGAACTTACAGGTGGTGCTTCTGTATTATTGGTAGACGATGAAATTCCTGCCGGAACAGTAAGTCAGATTAGATTGGTGTTAGGAGATAACAACACAGTAGTTATCGACGGGCAAACGTATCCCCTTGCAACGCCCAGTGCACAACAATCAGGTTTAAAAATTCAGGTAAACGAGACATTGCAAGCCGGGATTTTTTATGAATTTATTCTCGACTTCGATGTTGAAGAGTCTATTGTAGTTCAAGGAAATGGAAACTATAGTTTAAAACCGGTTATTAGAGCGAGTACAGTTGCCGAAAGTGGATCCATCTCGGGTACTGTATTGCCTATTGGTCTACAGTCCTTGGTAACTGCAAAAAGTGGGTTGCTTGAAATTTCAAGTTACACCAATGCTCAGGGTGCCTTTGTATTAAGTGGAGTTCCAAATGGAACTTACACTGTAACTGTGGAAACTGAAGCATCTGCAGGATTGCCTTCAATTGTAATAGAGGATGTGGTAGTGGTAAACGGTGAGATTACAACACTTGGCACTATTGATTTGGAGTTGTAA
- a CDS encoding MoxR family ATPase, whose product MEEVKTALDIGALNEKIEKESAFVDILSLEINKVIIGQKHMVERLLIGLLGQGHILLEGVPGLAKTLAINSLSKAVHGSFSRIQFTPDLLPADVVGTLIYNMKLNDFSIKKGPIFANFVLADEINRAPAKVQSALLEAMQEKQVTIGDTTFQLDRPFLVMATQNPIEQEGTYPLPEAQVDRFMLKTVIKYPQIAEEQLIIRQNLKEGYEKINPVVTLDQIKRAQAAVREVYMDEKIEKYILDIVFATRTPENYRLADLKPLISFGASPRGSINLAMASKCYAFIKRRGYVIPEDVRAVVHDVLRHRIGISYEAEAENITSEDIINKIVNEIEVP is encoded by the coding sequence ATGGAAGAAGTAAAAACCGCCTTGGATATTGGCGCATTAAATGAAAAAATTGAAAAGGAAAGTGCGTTTGTTGACATCCTCTCTTTAGAGATTAATAAAGTAATTATAGGGCAGAAACACATGGTGGAACGCCTGCTCATAGGCTTACTGGGACAAGGACACATCTTGTTGGAAGGGGTCCCGGGATTAGCAAAAACATTAGCGATTAACTCCCTATCAAAAGCAGTACACGGAAGTTTTAGTCGGATACAATTTACCCCCGATTTGCTTCCAGCCGATGTGGTGGGAACACTTATTTACAACATGAAGCTGAACGATTTCAGCATTAAAAAAGGACCTATTTTCGCCAATTTCGTTCTTGCAGATGAAATTAACCGTGCTCCTGCCAAAGTACAATCGGCACTTCTGGAGGCCATGCAGGAGAAACAGGTTACCATTGGAGATACTACATTCCAATTGGACAGACCTTTTCTGGTAATGGCAACACAAAACCCAATTGAGCAGGAAGGAACTTATCCGCTGCCCGAAGCACAGGTAGACCGTTTTATGCTAAAAACGGTGATTAAATACCCTCAAATTGCAGAAGAACAGCTTATTATTCGTCAGAATTTAAAAGAAGGCTACGAAAAAATTAATCCGGTCGTTACTCTGGATCAGATAAAAAGAGCACAGGCCGCAGTTCGCGAAGTGTATATGGATGAAAAAATTGAAAAATACATCCTCGACATTGTTTTCGCCACTCGTACTCCCGAGAATTATCGTTTGGCTGATCTAAAACCACTTATTAGTTTTGGTGCGTCCCCTCGTGGAAGTATCAATCTGGCAATGGCTTCAAAATGCTACGCCTTCATCAAACGAAGAGGGTATGTAATTCCTGAAGACGTTCGCGCCGTAGTGCACGATGTACTTCGTCATCGTATAGGGATTTCTTATGAGGCTGAAGCCGAAAACATTACTTCCGAAGACATCATTAACAAAATCGTTAACGAGATAGAAGTACCCTAA